One window of the Xiphias gladius isolate SHS-SW01 ecotype Sanya breed wild chromosome 11, ASM1685928v1, whole genome shotgun sequence genome contains the following:
- the si:dkeyp-121d4.3 gene encoding uncharacterized protein si:dkeyp-121d4.3 isoform X1, whose translation MGRGKGPTRGRPPCEDRPPFDMGPPGWGPPPPGWGPPPPGGWGPPPPDEWGPPPPGGWGPPPPGGWGPPPPGEWGPRGPPPPDWGPRGPPPPGWGPHPDDWMPPPEDWGRHPEDWRPPHPDDWRPHPDDWRPPREDWRPPPEDWGPDRPLPPPSWGHPGWGPDGPPEPWGPESGPPGPVPTVPPLGMPPSVAIPPSDPAAYGPVAAPPVPPPSVPPFGFPAFPPPGWTGEPVVEEPMPNPPPDQPEWIKALISAPAAETTPGETKKPTEEPAVTKTPAADSIAGAASAPKPKPKPKPEPNKTAKALGLLGKRTFDKPPPGRSTGIISFIGPTFGYIEREDLEKFTFSFDAFFGNPKAMTPGVRVHFTACKEKNSLIATDVKVAPGGTENVDTEIYEAVVSQPIVEPQPGERQYPGQVHVTIGPLRTNLPFDRKDSTVTLLKNDHVLINLLTDIVTEKRRATNIKPKIPTTFSHTKETREKGVIISLKDNEGVIKSDEHGELPFDAKENFSDVEFTAEDVNEEVEFNVITLKTGKRAIRIRRVKEPLLLTLCSATVATAEETEAENTNGDSDGDSSRPPRGRANGKVELGPNMKLDTELYEGIVSQPIIEPTPVMPGYPGQIHANIGPVRTNVTFDHRDCGVTLLKNDHVLINLLVDMVTRKRRAANIRPKIPFTFSYTKEKRELGVITYLGAEEGIINSEEHGELPFDICENFSDTEFNANDIHKEVEFMTALVKSKKRAIRLRRTKRIEDKILEEQKRREEEEKKRKREEDERRKQEEEERKRREEEEREKEAERKKKEEVVAALAAARDKWTPLGFKIRDPSTLDDVSKERFEGTVLKAISKNPRKEIKKELEENEVERGGGGGSEGGQTLLGQVKIKVEKMDEDEKEEAGGKPDREGGEEGKMQMKKEDEAEAEVKKDQMAEARAGAKPDPEMGRLVMTVDGQQKQLPFGPRDLLTTATMLDGDKVRFNIATHRETKEERATYVEILPDSFEESTEQRRHGIVIEFSEDSGLIKCTQNPQLFFHMSEVIEKKKLELNEKVEFSVVPHETAEGGTQAIRIKRYTESVFFPVRKLGGVGANKGKMTIKLTKASEDTEKEKPETDKLRAVVKNLRAQDSKTSINRRDYSATRRRYGRSRSRSRSGSPSRSRARSKSRSRSKSRSRSPPRDQFGRIIKRRRSTSIDHDRKSSRYRQSRERSSRCTRSGTKSRSRSRSQSKSSSRSRSRSRSRSRERGKNKAGKKRSKCSRDREESHKRRRDLSPPLRRGGVMDDELARKKRELEELNEMIAYKKSLVDIDPRVLDPGQRTCIDYDHGRIAMPLTEYKPVRSILKKRPEGLEYHHRPPQPYDDPYYDRPYSPYPERRYGDRYGDLYVSRPYTDRPYGDRPYGDRPYENRLYGEPPFGGPPSASHRYTDRYDVYDEPYDDHYYNPVYTDRPYIDPYHPVKRSQSPEPRGPSPSSLSAASNQSSLTHTTATSSSQPPFRPPSPTEPPPKSPSPRLKNPTPRQSPPAEKPPLDRFLDMLNKKVDAEKKSEPVHVNDDLLPHERALQDGGGFSRIVGLAQEQPSSIRALEGEKKQLSPKRSSVERTSEEPKSKTEPYDKIQSLLRTIGLKLSTGDVSKLASRAQEKIYSPKSSSTERETLSSPREELQMSRTGSVESDHIHSPSPVRSSSLEPLSRHKAVSEYEGFLDQQELEVLKRAQQLQSLTKTMGSTPSTTSPKPPPGPPPVQYQRPPPPVNWPLGVTTQVLPEQSSTTPNMGSPTADQPPQRFGFPPGPPPGPPPGPPPRRPGQPPPGPPPGPPPRRPPGQPPFTPPSSHAVLPFIDQPLIVPSPDSSSPLQPLTTATVTQTPPSTPAASSSAGNDQSAISTTVARCLKVIETVKILAVQPPAKPVKSVQFSLPTESPLASSSQTSPETDDDIKTKQKEKLDLYNQRILEKREQQFQEMLVRKKQGERSKDGTLISPGKPISSEPRNVWICGHSLVYWAESRAKSPEVGMQLGMDPSKVTVWWKGTQGMTWSQLLPQLHQLKVTWPNPDVLIMHLGGNDLSTDSPTDLLASVKKDLTSMRSIFPQCILVWSNILPRRVWRHSADTHEVDLVRTTVNRRIQNIISELGGTSLTHDNIRCGANTGLYRANGVHLSPKGIDVFNLNLQDFLEKWEMEVNKASEKS comes from the exons ATGGGACGGGGAAAGGGGCCGACGCGGGGCCGACCGCCGTGCGAAGACAGACCTCCTTTCGACATGGGTCCACCGGGCTGGGGCCCTCCTCCACCGGGCTGGGGCCCTCCTCCGCCTGGGGGCTGGGGCCCTCCACCGCCCGATGAATGGGGGCCTCCGCCACCCGGAGGATGGGGCCCTCCGCCGCCTGGAGGATGGGGGCCACCACCGCCTGGAGAATGGGGCCCAAGGGGGCCTCCGCCTCCCGACTGGGGACCAAGAGGACCGCCGCCGCCGGGCTGGGGGCCTCATCCCGACGACTGGATGCCTCCTCCAGAAGACTGGGGTCGTCACCCAGAAGACTGGAGACCTCCACACCCCGACGACTGGAGACCTCACCCCGATGACTGGAGACCGCCCCGCGAAGACTGGAGACCTCCTCCCGAGGACTGGGGACCAGACAGGCCTCTCCCCCCTCCCAGCTGGGGACATCCAGGCTGGGGTCCCGACGGTCCCCCTGAGCCGTGGGGGCCCGAGTCTGGTCCGCCCGGACCTGTACCAACTGTCCCCCCTCTGGGAATGCCCCCTTCTGTGGCGATTCCTCCATCGGACCCTGCAGCCTATGGACCGGTGGCCGCGCCTCCCGTCCCCCCTCCAAGCGTTCCTCCTTTCGGGTTCCCGGCCTTCCCTCCTCCTGGTTGGACAGGAGAG CCCGTTGTAGAGGAACCGATGCCGAACCCACCGCCGGACCAGCCGGAGTGG ATCAAAGCGCTGATATCTGCTCCGGCTGCTGAAACGACTCCGGGTGAGACTAAAAAACCCACAGAGGAGCCTGCCGTCACCAAAACGCCTGCTGCTGATTCCATTGCCGGCGCTGCCTCCGCCCCGAAACCTAAACCCAAACCTAAGCCTGAACCCAACAAGACTGCCAAAGCTCTGGGCCTGCTGGGAAAACGCACATTTGATAA gcCTCCCCCGGGCAGGTCGACAGGGATCATCTCCTTCATCGGG CCGACGTTCGGCTACATCGAGAGAGAAGACCTGGAGAAGTTCACCTTCAGCTTCGACGCCTTCTTTGGAAACCCCAAAGCCATGACGCCCGGGGTCAGAGTTCACTTCACCGCCTGCAAGGAGAAG AACAGTCTGATAGCGACAGACGTGAAAGTGGCTCCAGGTGGAACAGAGAACGTGGACACAGAGATCTACGAGGCTGTGGTCAGTCAGCCCATTGTGGAGCCTCAG CCCGGCGAGCGTCAGTACCCCGGTCAGGTTCATGTGACCATCGGGCCTCTGAGGACCAACCTGCCGTTCGACAGGAAGGACAGCACGGTGACGCTGCTGAAGAATGACCACGTGCTCATCAATCTGCTGACCGACATCGTCACCGAGAAGAGGAGAGCCACCAACATCAAACCCAAAATCCCCACGACCTTCAGCCACACCAAGGAGACCAGGGAGAAG GGCGTCATCATCAGTCTGAAAGACAACGAAGGCGTCATCAAGTCGGATGAACATGGCGAGCTTCCCTTCGACGCCAAAGAAAACTTCAGTGACGTGGAGTTCACCGCCGAGGACGTCAACGAGGAGGTCGAGTTCAACGTCATCACG TTGAAAACGGGGAAGCGGGCAATCAGAATCCGGCGGGTGAAGGAGCCTCTCCTCCTGACACTTTGCAGCGCCACAGTCGCCACCGCTGAGGAGACCGAGGCCGAAAACACCAACGGCGACAGCGATGGAGACTCTTCCAGGCCCCCCAGGGGGAGGGCCAACGGCAAGGTGGAGCTGGGGCCCAACATGAAGCTGGACACGGAGCTGTACGAGGGCATCGTCAGCCAGCCGATCATCGAACCCACG CCCGTCATGCCGGGTTACCCGGGTCAGATCCACGCCAACATCGGGCCCGTCAGGACCAACGTGACCTTCGACCACCGGGACTGCGGCGTGACCCTGCTGAAGAACGACCACGTGTTGATCAACCTGCTGGTCGACATGGTGACCAGGAAGAGGAGGGCGGCCAACATCAGACCCAAAATCCCCTTCACCTTCAGCTACaccaaagagaagagagagctg GGCGTCATCACCTACTTGGGCGCTGAAGAAGGCATCATCAACTCGGAGGAGCACGGCGAGCTTCCCTTCGACATCTGCGAGAACTTCAGCGACACCGAGTTCAACGCCAACGACATCCACAAGGAGGTGGAGTTCATGACGGCACTG GTGAAATCAAAGAAGAGAGCGATCAGGCTGAGGAGGACAAAAAGGATCGAGGACAAAATCCTGGAGGAGCAGAAGaggcgggaggaggaggagaagaagaggaaacgGGAGGAGGACgagaggaggaaacaagaggaggaggagaggaagaggagagaggaggaggagcgagagaaagaggcggagaggaagaagaaggaggaggtggtggcAGCGCTGGCAGCTGCCAGAGACAAG TGGACCCCGCTCGGCTTCAAAATAAGAGACCCCAGCACGCTGGACGACGTCAGCAAGGAGCGATTCGAAGGCACGGTCctcaaagccatttccaaaaATCCACGCAAGGAGATCaagaaggagctggaggagaacGAGGTGGAAcgggggggaggaggaggttcTGAGGGCGGACAAACACTCCTGGGACAg gtcaaaataaaagtggagAAAATGGATGAAGATGAGAAGGAAGAGGCAGGAGGAAAACCTGAtagagagggaggtgaggagggaaaaatgcaaatgaaaaaggagGATGAGGCGGAGGCGGAGGTGAAGAAGGATCAGATGGCTGAAGCTCGAGCTGGAGCCAAACCAGACCCAGAAATGGGCCGACTGGTGATGACCGTCGACGGTCAACAGAAACAACTTCCCTTCGGTCCCAGAGACCTGCTGACCACTGCCACCATGCTGGACGGAGACAAG GTGCGTTTCAACATCGCCACCCACCGGGAGACCAAAGAGGAGCGAGCGACCTACGTGGAAATTCTCCCCGACTCCTTCGAAGAGTCGACTGAACAACGTCGACAT GGCATCGTGATCGAGTTCTCGGAGGACTCTGGACTCATCAAGTGCACTCAGAACCCCCAGCTCTTCTTCCACATGTCAGAGGtgatagagaagaagaaactggaGCTGAACGAGAAGGTCGAGTTCAGCGTCGTCCCG CATGAAACGGCAGAGGGGGGGACCCAGGCCATCAGGATAAAACGTTACACAGAGAGTGTTTTCTTCCCCGTTCGGAAACTTGGCGGTGTTGGGGCAAACAAAGGAAAG ATGACCATCAAACTGACAAAAGCTTCAGAAGACACAGA GAAGGAAAAACCAGAGACAGATAAGCTGAGGGCGGTGGTGAAAAATCTTAGAGCGCAGGACAGCAAGACCAGTATCAACAGACGGGATTACAGTGCCACTCGGCGTAGATATGGCCGCAGCAGGAGCAGAAGTAGGAGCGGGAGTCCGAGTAGGAGTAGAGCTAGGAGTAAGAGTAGGAGTAGGAGTAAAAGTAGGAGCAGGAGTCCACCCAGAGACCAGTTTGGACGTATCATCAAAAGGAGACGCAGCACCAGCATTGACCATGATCGTAAAAGCAGCAGGTACAGGCAAAGCCGAGAGAGGTCAAGCAGGTGCACCAGAAGTGGCACTAAGAGCCGCAGCAGAAGCCGAAGCCAAAGCAAGAGCTCCAGCAGGAGTCGGAGCAGGAGCCGCAGCCGGAGCAGGGAAAGGGGCAAGAACAAGGCCGGTAAGAAGAGGAGCAAATGCAGCAGAGACCGCGAAGAAAGTcacaagaggaggagggacCTGAGCCCTCCTCTTAGACGTGGCGGAGTCATGGATGACGAGCTGGCGAGGAAGAAGCGGGAGCTGGAGGAGTTGAACGAGATGATTGCCTACAAAAAGTCACTGGTGGACATTGACCCCAGAGTACTGGACCCTGGACAGAGGACCTGCATTGACTACGACCATGGTAGGATCGCCATGCCACTCACTGAGTATAAACCAGTCCGGTCCATCCTGAAGAAAAGACCCGAGGGACTTGAGTACCACCATCGTCCTCCTCAGCCCTATGATGATCCTTATTATGACCGGCCATACAGTCCTTACCCAGAACGGCGGTACGGTGACCGCTACGGTGATCTGTATGTCAGCCGTCCCTACACTGATCGCCCTTATGGTGACCGTCCTTATGGTGACCGTCCTTATGAAAATCGTCTCTATGGTGAACCTCCCTTTGGTGGCCCTCCATCTGCCAGCCATCGTTACACTGATCGCTACGATGTTTATGATGAACCCTATGACGATCACTACTATAATCCAGTTTATACGGACAGACCTTACATTGATCCATATCACCCTGTAAAACGGAGCCAGTCTCCAGAACCCCGGGGTCCCTCACCTTCTTCACTGTCAGCTGCCTCCAATCAGTCTTCCTTGACTCATACTACTGCCACTTCATCTTCCCAACCCCCTTTCAGACCTCCTTCTCCCACAGAACCACCTCCTAAAAGCCCTTCTCCCAGATTGAAGAACCCAACACCACGTCAGTCACCCCCAGCTGAGAAACCACCCCTGGACCGTTTCCTTGACATGCTAAATAAAAAGGTGGATGCTGAAAAGAAATCAGAACCGGTTCATGTTAATGACGACCTACTGCCTCATGAGCGGGCGCTTCAAGATGGTGGGGGGTTCTCTCGGATTGTGGGGTTGGCTCAGGAGCAACCCAGCAGCATTCGAGCTCTAGAAGGGGAAAAGAAACAACTAAGCCCTAAACGGTCCTCAGTAGAGAGAACAAGCGAGGAACCAAAGAGCAAGACAGAACCCTATGACAAGATCCAGAGTCTACTCCGTACAATCGGCCTGAAGCTGAGTACCGGAGATGTGTCCAAACTGGCGAGCCGAGCCCAGGAGAAAATCTACAGCCCGAAGTCCTCATccacagaaagagagacttTGTCATCCCCAAGAGAAGAACTACAAATGAGTAGAACAGGTTCAGTTGAATCTGATCACATCCATTCCCCCTCCCCTGTCAGGTCCTCCAGTTTGGAGCCGCTCAGTAGACATAAAGCTGTCTCGGAGTATGAAGGATTCCTGGACCAGCAGGAGTTGGAAGTGCTAAAGAGAGCGCAACAACTGCAGAGTCTTACCAAGACAATGGGGAGCACTCCCTCCACCACTTCTCCAAAACCACCTCCTGGGCCCCCGCCTGTTCAATACCAACGTCCACCTCCGCCAGTCAACTGGCCACTTGGAGTCACCACCCAGGTTCTCCCAGAACAGAGCTCCACAACCCCCAACATGGGCAGTCCAACTGCTGATCAACCACCCCAGAGATTTGGATTTCCTCCGGGACCTCCACCTGGTCCTCCTCCTGGACCTCCTCCACGGCGTCCTGGGCAGCCTCCTCCCGGACCTCCTCCTGGACCTCCACCCAGGCGCCCTCCTGGACAACCTCCTTTCACCCCACCCTCCAGTCATGCAGTCCTTCCTTTTATTGACCAGCCTCTCATAGTTCCGTCCCCTGACTCCTCCAGTCCTCTGCAGCCTTTAACCACTGccacagtgacacagacaccaCCATCAACACCAGCAGCATCGAGTTCTGCAGGCAATGACCAATCAGCCATCTCTACAACAGTGGCCAGATGCCTGAAGGTCATAGAGACGGTTAAAATACTGGCTGTGCAGCCACCAGCCAAACCAGTcaaatcagttcagttcagtttgccCACAGAGTCTCCATTGGCCTCCAGTTCTCAGACTTCACCAGAGACAGACGATGACATCAAGACAAAGCAGAAGGAGAAG CTGGATTTGTATAACCAGAGGATTTTGGAAAAGAGGGAGCAGCAGTTCCAGGAGATGCTAGTCCGCAagaaacaaggagagaggagcaAGGATGGCACACTGATCTCCCCAG